TTAATGATCTTGTAGGAACAAGTTATCATCTTGTTGGAACAAATTagtattttataaaaacaaattactttTTGTGGGAGCAAGTTATTATCATGAATTATTAATTCTTGGgaacaaattaatatttaataatattttttttaaaagataaaatatactAATAACATAAAGCAGAGAAgagctaaagaaaaacattattaaaatgatcAGGAAAACTCATCTTTGATGAAacattcacagaaaataatctgctcaaaatgtatgcaaattgcTGATTTTTCACAAAACTTCTTGTAGTTTTCATAGCATTCACCATCTAACTGTACAGTTAATCACTTGTTCAGTTCAGTTATTGCTATGCATTGAATCTATTATAAAATATCTGGATATCTGAACATATGAAATACAAATTTTCCTCACTAATAGTGAAAGGGGTCTCATAAGGAAAAGGTTGAAAACAACTGTCTTagttcatgtaaaaaaataaattaaaagaaatacacCAGAGAAACTACTCTGCAAACACAGTCCGCTGtgagacacatttttattaaaataaatataacaaaaaacagttacatCCAAACTGGggattaaaatatgaaaatgtaaaagagtACAAACAAATGGAGTCTGAAATcttatagacacacacacacacacacacacacagacaccacacacagacacacacacacacacacacatacacacacaaagcttaCTGCTAGCAAGCctcaacaacagaaaataaacatttcagtcaataaataaagatgCAATTCATCTAAAGTGAATATGACTTGAATTTTATACACCAACATCCTGCAGCCTCTCTGATTCATTAAAGCAGAATTAAAAGCCGTTCCCTCACAGCAGAGGGGAATGTAACGTCACACACAagatattttacacacacacacacacacacacatatgtatatataaatatttgttatcACCACAGTATCCACTCCTGAGTATTAATGAGCACTAAGTGTACCTCAGAAGCTTTTATAGTCATGTTTAAGAAGCTCAAGTTCCTTTTACACCTGCAGTTTCCTGTCTTTGGTTCAGGCCAAAGGAAAAATATGACACAAGCTGCCTTTTAGTTCTGCTCCAatttggtttaaccctttaaatcctgagcaatttgctttgatttcattCTAAAACACAGAGAGGCAAAGGAGCAAATTGAtactttaaaattcattttaaataatgcaaaaaaaaatgttggcactaCTTCATTTTTATAAGTAATTAACTTAAAACATATGTTCATATTATGGTAATTAAAAGTATATAATACTTTAGAATTTGTGTCAGATGATCTGGACAACTTAGAACAAATTTACTTGTATGGTTAACTTAAACTATAAActtgtgttcataattatggtaatcGAGTATTCGAGTATTTAATTACCAAAATGAGgaagacacatttttaagttatatCCTAATCAAAATGAAGTTTTTCAGATTATCTCAAATGAATTTCAAAAGTGTTATGGACTGTcaccataattatgaacatgtttttaagttaaGTAAAAAATTAATCTGGTCCAACAAAGTTTTCTattctactttaaaaaaaaataaattttaacaagaagacatggcctaaaaaaaattagtaggaaaggtatatatatatatataaactattATTTGACTATATCATCATATTGAATATCtaattacaaataataaataaaaaatataattacaaatatgGTTTTGGTTCTGGATATTCTTTACctaggtttttattttctagtaATCCtgccctttttaaaacattcttttaggtcattttcttgtcaccttttatttatttcttgattcccccccattttttcaaaagaaatcatatCAATTTGCGTCGGTTTCAAAAGGTTAGACAGCTTGTGAAAAGCGCCTggatgaagcagaaaaaaaattccccaggtttcaaagggttaatagctTCAGCAACTGAAATCAGCTCCACGTCGATCAAATTGAACTCTGGCGGCAGACAGCCTCTAATGCTGCTCTTTATTGGACCTGATGCTTTACTTATGTTCTCTGGATTTATGACCATATGTCATAAATATTGACAAATGAGTAAAAAGGGATCTTGACGTTAGCATGTAAAAAGTGCCTCTTAAAGGTGAGAGAACATGGTCTCAGCTAAATATTGACGACCCTCCAGAGTCCCAGTCGTGTGCTCTGCATGATCCACCACCTCCCTCAGCCTTCTCACTCcacaaagggttaacagtgaAGGTAAATCACCACTCAAAGTGAAATTTATATGAATGGGTTTTGTGTAAATACTTGTTATCTTTTTACATAAAGTTGTTCCTGTACTGTTCCTCCATCCAGAGGACATCAGCATCTTTCTCCTGTGAATATGGCTTCATCTTCACATCTTGAGGAAACATTCTTTGGCATTGCTCCACATCTGTATTCCCTGCAGgaggagaaataaaataaagaaaaaactttaattaGTAGTCCTATACCCTTCAGAGAGCTGATGTGCTGTCCTGTACCTTTTTACACATGCTGATCTGCATGACAGCGTAGTTGATGAGCGCTTCCCGCAgatctttgtctttctgctcCTTAAAGCGCTGCATGTCCACCCACGCCCTCTCCACATGCTCTCTGCAGTCAAACACAGCAAATGAAGCGCACATGAACCTGAAAAATCTGttgggcccgctttaatattaaaaaacactcaTATCACTCtatgcacaaaatgtgcttttcaaaatccagctttaaaaatttttaaatgttaatatggttttcttctttctttgagcttattttttttttaaccatcatcagtcctaatcataaatttcaaatatttgttaattttcagaatttttaaccctttaaataccaaaTTTTTTATCATGGTCCCACTATGTCTtaagatgaaaataaacaaaaaaaacccaacaaaaactaaaataaattattttccatACATTACATGCTGAGTAGatgtttttgattatcacagtctgggatacgtcaatgattagcagcaacactgactgtgacagtgcacctcgTAGAAATAGCATGTATACAGCACTGAGTCTAAGACAAATTTCCCTTATGGTGGAAATAAAGTATATtatatcatatcgtatcgtatcatatcgcaTTGCATCGCATTGTAtcatattttctccatatgtcatcatcaggtgaaaaatagtaaaaatgacaaattccaaggcaaaagacCAGAATGATACCCAGCACtaataaaatgcatatttttatgctttgacagctgaaaactctgaaaaagaatatttgatctctatgattaggactgatgttggttaaaaaataaactcaatgaaagtagaaaattatattaatgtataatattttttttgtctaactTTGGAAAATGCATTTCGTGCACAGAGCGGTGTGAGTAATATCGAAGCGGGCCCACACAGTTAAGCAGTGTCAATGACTCACTCGCACTCCACTGTTTTCTCCTTGACcgtctcctctccctctgtgatcagctcctccagcagctTCAGCCTGGCCTCCCTCTGCTCAGGCGCCTCTTGGCCAAAAAGCTTGTTGGTCATGCCTTTGAAGGAGAACGTCCGCACGATCTACGGGAAGGTGTGAACACAAATAATGAGTTTAGAAGTTAACATCTAGAGTCCTCCTCAGCAGTCTCACCTCGTCAGACGTGACTAAATAAACCAGAACTGCTAAAGAATAAGACAAAGCAACAGTAGAGGAGTGCGTGAAGAGTACCCCTGTAGCCAGCTCCTCACGCTGCTGCTTCTTGGAGATGAGGTCCTGGGACGCCATCTCCAGCTCAAACTGGGTCAGCTCATGCTTCCTGCAGACCGCCCTGTGTAAtgataaaattaagaaaactgtGTGAAAAAGTCTTCAGCcaaggcaaaaaaatgaaagaagcaGCTGCAAGATAAGAAAGATAagataatgattaaaaaacacgCATGCACTCTTTTCAGTAGCTGAATATGGTTTTCACATAAGTAAATTAAATCTTAATCCTGTGTTTATCTGCTGTGTGGTCTATTATGCTATAGTTTGAAACAAGGTAAACATTTAACCAGTATGTATACCCAGTTTATAACCTGTGTGTGATATTATAATTAAACTGAgttgcattgttttttaaaaatacagaattaaaGGTCTTTGAAATAATGGTGTCACAGGAGAGATAGGTCAGGGGTGTGGAAAAGTACCCAGAACCCCAGTGAAAGCTGACTGTTTAAATCAGAGCCAGAAGTTGAGAGCATAAGAAGGAGGAGACTGCTGGGTCCAGTGTTCCTTGGCAGAAGCTACCACATCAACCACCATTATTGAAGAAAGCTCGCAAGAATATTTAAATTAGATCAAAGTTTGAGTTCATTTTAGCAGAGTCTTCAGAGATGTTTTGCCACAACACCTGTCAAAGCAAAGAGTGAGTCAAACTACAGCTCCTGACAGAAATcactcatatttatttttttcatttcatattcatTATTTCATAGTTTAGCCTCCTCTTTTTCCTGTaaataagaatgaaaaattGTAGCAAATAGCTACTTGAATTTGGGTATGTGGGTGCATGCATATATGTTTCATTAATTGGAGTACAGGTTTAATTTGATAAGGAAGCTGTTTAATATAAATTCAGTGACTCATGGAAAAGGGACAGGGCTCAATAAGTGTGTACCTCCTCTCACTCTTTTTGGACTACATAAAcaaagtcatcatgtgtttgaccatatcttttgcttatgtttttcattgtaaacattacttttttgtctgcCTGCttgtttgtaagaaaaaaatctatattttcttttttacacgtcaaaataaatcaaatcaaatcactcCATTagcattaaattaaacaaactgtctcattaatatttcatttctttaatctctgtacttttttccccatgcttGAAAAATAACAGCTAGTTTTAAGTGCACTTTGGGATTGATTTGGTGTGCTAAGTGAAGGGGGATGATCCTACATGTTTCAAACGCAGACAGTACACACGTTAAACTGCAAGGAGCAGCTCTTTCTTCAGACCTCAGGAATGCTGCACAGACATCATAAAGATTTACAATATCCTGCAAACAGCAACAGTGCAGATAAGAGGACCCTCCACCTCCCACATCTCCAAACCTGAACCCTCACCCAAACCACCGTTAATCCCTTTAGATCTCAACGAGTCAGAGATGCAGGAGCAACTCTCACCCCAGTGTGAACTTTTAGGACAACTTAGATAAACATTCCCCACCAGCTGCCGTCATAAGTCACCTCAGAGAGCCCGTCACCTGCAGAAACTAGCTGGCGCCAACATTAATCCCACCGAGAACCCTCCACTGAACATGTAGTTGGGATTTTGTCTGAGGACAATACATGTAGTgtatcagagtgtgtgtgtgtgtgtgtgtgtgtgtaacaactGGCcccatgcagcaacattctcctgctaagagaaaatataaaagaatttaaaaaataaaattaagagcAACGAaggtgtcagcatgggaggagcTAATTTAccttattctttttctttaaatttcacttgactttaaaaaaaaagagttgcagggaacttgctgtatacgatgttgaaagtttccgttctgattaaacattttttaaaggcatttaaacaaagttttgtgttggagtttgttattttccaaattctaaattttgacagaaagattttcattttaaatgcatatcggttccaaatatggCTATCAGCCTCATTAACTgctaataatctgtatcggccctgaaaaaacaatatgggTCGATGTTGCTTTAAATGGTTCTTACCTCAGAGCTTCAGCATAGAAGAGATATTCCTTCAGTTGGTCTGCATAATGTTCCTCTTCCTCTAAGATATCGTCTATGGAGGCAGCGTATCTGCAGGTGAATGATTAATAACATCAGCAGAAGCAGGAACAAGCCTGCAGTATGTGTTATTTAGAGAGATCACATCTGTCCAGAAATTCTATAAAACTATATTAACAGAAACAAATGGGATTATGAGCAGGCGGAGAGACCCGACTCAAACACTCACGCATCCATATGATGACCGGCACTCTGCAGTCCATCGCCCATCTCTTTCTCTATGGCACTCCACTCACTGCagggagcacacacacacacacacacacacacacacacacacagacacacagagctaCATTTGAGGAAATACCGTCTTGAAGAATGTCTGAAGTTTTGTTTTCCACTATGAATGATATTCATTGTAGGATTCATTTAcattgtatgtaaaaaaaaaaaaagaaacatttgtcataaaacataattttaattgttCTGAATTTTGGGActgaagaacatttttaaaggtttctTTGTCATTaagtcacacttttttttccttgacacTCTAGGCTCTAATGACAGAAGTCATCTTATGCTGTacagatttaaccctttagaacctggattgacatcagttttgttgacaCCTCTCAGCTGAGAAAATGGGAATAAGGCAATGGCCAACGcggcaagaaatatcctgacaaattgttgaaaaaaaaaattaggaaaaagtgacaaaaattgACTTGGTAATTTTCccatatcctttttttttaaaaaaaaaaacaaacaaaacttttttgtttgtttgtttgttttgcttattttcaggcaatttttttgtaatgctttacatttaaaaatgggtGTTTTGCGcacaattaaccctttagaacctggatcgacatcacaattgctgacacctttcacaagcatttaaacctttggcgcctgaaaaaaattggtttgatttctttggaacatgtgggaaaaaggcaatgaccaactcggtaagaaatgtccttaaaattgttttaaaagaaaaagaaaaagtgaaaggtgacaagaaattgacttgaaaattagctgcaggaacattattaaattttatcaaaactagagagaaatatccaaaaaactatattaacaTTCTTAGAAATtcttatatatatgtatttaaattatgctactgaaaaaaatagttgtttttggttttttttttagtactttcGTAGGGTAATTTtcccatttcttattttaacttCCCTTTTTCGAAATattatttagtaaaaaaaatgttgtaacattttactaagTACTTAcaaatttttgagccatgtcttgttaaggtGCTCATTCCCTTCTtgtaattttggaaaaaatcaagcctgttttctcagatttcaaagggtaaaagccctttttgcaaaattgtgaTTTTGGCCTAAAACTGTTTTGACCTGATAATGGAAACAATACACATTCATGAGCAGACCAAGTCTTGCAcagataaaatgtaatatgcATGCTGTCAAACCTGAAGACTCTTCCATAGTTCCCGTGGACCTTGTAAACCCCGTAGAGCCGATCTGCAACTCTctggaagagacagaaaaaaacctgaaagtAAGTgttaattatgataaatatataggaaacatttcagattttcattGTATGGAGCCCAGCAGGTGCCAggagtattttcttttacttctgttcacatattaaaaatatccagctgatatctccaacactcgacaaCTCACACTACAACAAGCTAGACTGACAAATGACTGTGGGGTGAACTGTACCGTCAAGGTTAGGTGTAAGGAATGCATTATGTAAAGGATGTGTAATGCATTATGCATTATGAAGAGCAGAGGTGGAagtacagctgtgtgtgtgtgtgtgtgtgtgtgtgtgtgtgtgtatctctgagagttaaagagagacagacagagacttaCTGCTCGTGCTCGGAGCAGCTGAGATGTGTGAGACTGCAGCTCATCGCTGTAGTGTTTCATCTCCATGAAGCGTCTGAGTGAGAGAAAATACACAGAGCACAGTTATTAGTTTCATTTGGCTTCTCCTACTAAGTTATTCAACagtgtaaatgtatttgttcatcctttaaattacttttttacttttcttttgatttgaCCACTGTAGAGGAgtcacattttttataatactatattatcattttaataatcattaatcacttaatttttaacaagcaaaaagaccaaaaatctgaaattttcaTGTTctcaaatgacaaaacaaagacatttcattAATCATATCAGCCGTTGTGACATTGTCACAGCTGTAAATAATAGTATTTTGTGCTCTGGCTCTTGCTGGCATTTCCTACTGTAACCTTATGTTTTATGAATCAAACAATGAATTcattaatcgagaaaataattaaaagatcATGAAAACAATTATTAGTTGGAGCCCTAGATGGACCCACACATTAGGGGCCTTTCAGAAACTGACAAGAaatattagggatgcacaataatatctgcATGTCATCAGTActggcagatattggctttaaaatcaatttctgAAATCCAACTGATAAAGTTGATGAAGAAATGAAGCCAACTTACTGATTTCTGCCAGTTTCCCAAACCactatattgtttttaattgacaaaCTGTACATGTACaaagtttaagtatttttcttattttgcacagttaaatattattacacacactgaaaagcattatatttcatatctccatctgctggtggaccATCACAAAAAAGGAAGCAGAATACGATATTAATTCCACGTCAGAAGAGACTTGacttaatgaaataaaaaatgactagtgaaatgaccttgtgttagcaacttcagtaaaccaatgTAGTCTGACTTAAATAGATCATGACAAAAAGGATTTcaccaatgatgaagttaggagatccaagtcctgttttttaacatgtaaacttgaaatttaaaaaaatgattgactAGTTGCAAATAGCAGAACACAGACATATTGCACAGAATACctgatttactgaagttgctaagaCGAAGAAAGattgattaaattaaacttCAACAACtgcacaaaatcaagtaaatataaccaCATTTTCAGTAAACTTGACAATTGAATATAAAACAAcctaaattaagattaaaagttatatttactaacatttttcaaagcaattgGTTTTCTAGATTTAATTTAGGTAAGTTAGCTTGGGTCAACATCCAGCTCCAACTTGAAAGTACAACTCCTCAAAACCAGAGGTgaattattttgacattaaaagaaaattttgacacattttcaatACAGCAGAGCTCTTCTTACACTAACTTACTTATCTGGATTTCTCACCCTGAAGGTGGCGCTGAGAGCTCTCAGCCTGGAATCTGCCTGAAACAGGAGCAACAAGCGCTTATCAAGATTTGTCAGCACTGAAAAGTCTTTGTACAATATAAAGTTACACAAAGTACCTTTGCCTGAAATCCTGTCTCATACACCACCTCCTTCCAGCCATGTTCCTGCAAAACACAccgcagaaaaaaaacattcaacacatcaagctattaaaaaaattaattaatttgagttaattttttaaccaacatcagtcctcataaacatcaaacattcatacattttcagaattttaactctttacatgccatgtttttgtcatggtgCCAGTATGTTTTTAgatcaaaaaaagatttattttaaacatacttCACACAAAGAAGATGATTTTGTTTGTAATCACAGTccgggatatgtcaatgatttgcagcaacgctgattgtgacagtgccactagtggaaatagcatgtattttctcgtATGCCAATTATGGTTAATGAAAAAAGGTGTCATctggtggaaaatagtcaaaatgacaaattcaaagtcaaaagcccagaatgacacccagaaataatataatgtcatgtttttatgctttgatggctgacGCCAACTTCTACTGCCATTTTTATGAgccatgcctccactattaatatacacatggGAATGTTAACAACTAAcgatatttgcatgtaacataaattgcatttattaattttatgtctatcaCTATTGTCATATGATACGCTGTTTTATGATATGCtgttgttaccattattgctccCATTATcacccccccctctctcttcctccctctctttctccttcctttttgccattactgtaatttaactgttatttatgacatctattgcacatctgtctgtcctggaagagggatctctcctcggtcgctcttcctgaggtttctacctttttttcccccgttagaaggttttgggggagtttttcctgtATTGACTAAATGTAGGAGCTAAGCTGGAAATTCCTAgattaaacaaatacacacaatcttgccaaaaagCAGCCCAGAGCTGTGGCCCTGTAGCGTGTACCTCAGTGAGAAAGTGGTGGAGGATCTTGTCATTGGACAGGACTGGATGTGATGCCACACGGAGCAGGAAGTTCTCCAGGCCGACCCTGCGGCGCTCCACAAAGTCTGGGTCCATGTTGTCTGCAGACAGCTTGTGCCACACAAACTCTGCCTGCACGCAAGAGAACAAGGAAACCAACTGCATTcaagtttttgtcagtttttactGTCTGAGTAACCAAActgcctgaaaataagcaaagcaaagcaaacaaacaaacaaaataaacacatatttaCAAGAATTgagaatatagttttctggatatttctcCCTGTTTTTGATCAAATCTCCCTTgaagctaattttcaagtcagtttttgtcaccttttactaattttttgccattgcctttttcccatttgttcaaaagaaatcaaaccaattttctcagctgccaaaggtttaaatgctcgtgAGAGGTGTCagcaaaactgatgtcaatccaggctCTACAGGGTTAACTGTGtacaactaaactaaactaaggtTGCACACTGAAATGGCAGTTGTAGTGTTAAATCTGCACTCACACTGATTTGAATTTAGGGATGGGACTGAAGCTTTAGCCCATTCCAATCAATAAATGTCACCACATCGTTTAGTTAGCcattattatgatcattattatgTTGTATACTTTACACAATCATGTACTATCAACTTGGTCTCCTGTTTTATGTGGCAGCTGGTTAGTTCAAATAATAACTCTGTCAGCTTTGTCTGAACTACATGGAGCAAAATCCAGAATCCAGTCGTGCTTTCTCAAGCTTCTAATTCTgctctttttccattttatgagACATGAGATAAAGCAAGGCTGCATTCCTCTGCACTCACCCTCTTCTCAGGCAGAGGGGGCACCACGATGAACGGGTAGGTAACTAACAGATAGTTCCTCAGCAGCTCAAATTCGCTGTATCTCCTCCACAGAGAGTCGGGGGCCAGGTTACGACCTTCAGCAACTGCATCCATCGGCCTTTAAAGATTGGACAGTTTTTGGTGAATTGTTTTTGCACAGCAACAAAATACAGAAGGAAACACATGCACCAGAGAGATAAAACTAAAGGGAAGTACAGACATCACAACATCTCAACCCACAGCACTTCCTTTCTAATAACACCGTGTGTGAAGTGATCTCACCGTGTTTCTATGAGGTACACGGTGAATGTCTCCTGCATGTTCACTGCGTTTTTGCCGCTCCTCTTCTCAGCCTCAGCGACGCAGATCTCCATCCTGCGCAGGAGAGTTGAGCCCTCCTCCACCATCTGAAACATCACAGTGTCCTTAACAACCTGTGAAAACCGCCTAATGATGCTCTATACTACATATTACTAAACATTTGAAGTTTCAAGTCAAGCACTGATGAAAAGATAACCTGCTGATTCTCCAGTTCAGGGAAAGAGCTGCTGTGACACGGGCCTACAGAGATgataataatgtgtgtgttacagtaatGCTTTTGAGTTTGAGCTCCACTATCTCTCTGAAAAGGCATCCAAAAATGGTCTATTATAACACTactattaataaatattattattataacatagCAATGACCTGTAAATCagactaattttaaaaaatacagctgtTATTAAGGATTTTAAGTAAAGATGacacaataaaattatttaaatatgaatgAGGGAAGTTTGAATACTTTTTggttaattaatttatatattaattgggtaataaataaaatcatcctTAGAATAATCAATGAACTAGTTGTTAGATTAGTtgactaataaaaaaaatgatcttagcttaactgagaaaaaaaaatagataagtGCAGCTATTCTCAGCAGGGTCCAGAATTAACACCCACCAAGAGCCAAATGTGGGTAGATTTTCTGTTTGGTGAGTAAATCTCAGAGGGCGGTCTGTCACACTGACAGGTTaatatttttaccaaaatagttacacaataaaaaaagataacgTAACCATATACTGAGAACATTCCCCTGGCTGCTTTTACAACATCTAGAAATGttgttcccaactggtgggtcacggGTCCATTCTAACGGTGACTCCTGACCATGTcaggtttgcaaaaaaaaaaaaaaaaaaattgcactttaGTCTTTCAATAAGTTTTACTTCATTCTGTTTTAACCccacattatttacattttttctaatcaaattgaatatgtggtaatttgtAGAGGTTGACAAATTATCGGTCTGGATGATTATTGGGGACGATATCTGGCATTTtcttatctgtatctgcattgtattttaatggttaccaataaaattaattaataaaaaagtgcaacacAATGGCAGCATGAGCGgaattttactttgtaaaacttcagggagctatttagttttgatgaaacatttgcta
This genomic interval from Plectropomus leopardus isolate mb chromosome 22, YSFRI_Pleo_2.0, whole genome shotgun sequence contains the following:
- the LOC121961314 gene encoding sorting nexin-4-like, coding for MAEDGREESVATDDDSEHTAADGSSSLNNTMVEEGSTLLRRMEICVAEAEKRSGKNAVNMQETFTVYLIETRPMDAVAEGRNLAPDSLWRRYSEFELLRNYLLVTYPFIVVPPLPEKRAEFVWHKLSADNMDPDFVERRRVGLENFLLRVASHPVLSNDKILHHFLTEEHGWKEVVYETGFQAKADSRLRALSATFRVRNPDKRFMEMKHYSDELQSHTSQLLRARARVADRLYGVYKVHGNYGRVFSEWSAIEKEMGDGLQSAGHHMDAYAASIDDILEEEEHYADQLKEYLFYAEALRAVCRKHELTQFELEMASQDLISKKQQREELATGIVRTFSFKGMTNKLFGQEAPEQREARLKLLEELITEGEETVKEKTVECEEHVERAWVDMQRFKEQKDKDLREALINYAVMQISMCKKGIQMWSNAKECFLKM